The Actinomadura sp. WMMB 499 genome includes a window with the following:
- a CDS encoding cupin domain-containing protein, translated as MTLVRDADGRRTETPNGTMTTFATPAQGGTTGLAVWRVDMLPGKTGPRHAFDTEQVWTFLDGAATVEVDGRTERVGPGDTLVLPAGAARRMTAGPETGFTAVVAAHAGCLVYDPDALVDPEKCDIAPQGHERLVPPWAR; from the coding sequence ATGACGCTCGTCCGCGACGCCGACGGCCGCCGCACCGAAACGCCGAACGGCACCATGACCACGTTCGCCACGCCCGCCCAGGGCGGCACCACCGGGCTCGCCGTCTGGCGCGTCGACATGCTCCCCGGGAAGACCGGACCGCGGCACGCCTTCGACACCGAGCAGGTGTGGACGTTCCTGGACGGCGCGGCGACCGTCGAGGTCGACGGGCGCACCGAGCGCGTCGGCCCCGGCGACACGCTCGTCCTGCCCGCCGGCGCCGCCCGGCGGATGACCGCCGGCCCGGAGACGGGCTTCACCGCCGTCGTCGCCGCGCACGCCGGCTGCCTCGTCTACGACCCGGACGCGCTCGTCGATCCGGAGAAGTGCGACATCGCGCCCCAGGGCCACGAACGGCTCGTCCCGCCGTGGGCACGGTGA
- a CDS encoding MarR family winged helix-turn-helix transcriptional regulator → MSSESPGFELPLRMFLAFRACIDEVHADLAAHGHPDLRPTHGFVFQAIMRGGSSAAELGRRLGVSKQAAGKMIETLERAGYLERVPDPGDARRKTVRLTARAVDALERSEAAFERVRTGWSERLGADRVRALEDDLRAVTPADPWRLDAPGWFGAG, encoded by the coding sequence ATGTCAAGCGAGTCTCCCGGCTTCGAGCTGCCCCTGCGGATGTTCCTGGCGTTCCGCGCGTGCATCGACGAGGTGCACGCCGACCTGGCCGCGCACGGCCATCCCGACCTGCGCCCGACGCACGGGTTCGTCTTCCAGGCGATCATGCGCGGCGGTTCCTCGGCCGCCGAGCTGGGTCGCCGGCTCGGCGTGTCCAAGCAGGCCGCGGGCAAGATGATCGAGACGCTCGAGCGCGCCGGCTACCTGGAGCGGGTGCCCGACCCGGGCGACGCCCGGCGCAAGACCGTCCGGCTCACGGCGCGGGCGGTCGACGCGCTGGAGCGCTCCGAGGCGGCCTTCGAGCGCGTCCGCACGGGCTGGTCGGAACGGCTTGGCGCCGACCGCGTCCGCGCCCTGGAGGACGACCTGCGCGCCGTCACGCCCGCCGACCCGTGGCGCCTGGACGCGCCCGGCTGGTTCGGCGCGGGCTGA
- a CDS encoding glycoside hydrolase family 18 chitinase, with protein MSRPGVRRAIALAGAAILAATTGLLAAPPAASAGTVTATCTKTSDWGTGFEGRCTITNGTGTALDGWTVVGDLPSGTSIGATWNATKTVSGNRYTFTNSGWNGTVAAGASTSFGFNGTGPGWLTGCTVNGAACDGSGGPGDDTEAPSAPTGLRSTGKTATSVTLAWTAATDNVGVTGYDVFRGGTKVQSVTGTGATVTGLTAETAYTFTVRARDAAGNVSAASGAVSVTTGAGGGQPGPGGDKVIGYFTQWGIYQRNYHVKNIRTSGSAEKLTHINYAFGNVSGGKCTIGDSFADYEKAYTAEQSVDGVADTWDQPLRGNFNQLRKLKEMYPHIKILWSFGGWTWSGGFGQAAQNPQAFAESCYNLVEDPRWADVFDGIDIDWEYPNACGLTCDTSGPEAFENMMGALRNRFGNDNLVTAAITADASDGGKLEKADYAGAARYVDWYLPMTYDFFGAWAAQGPTAPHSPLTSYPGIPQQGFNSADTMAKLTSMGVPASKLLLGVGFYGRGWTGVTQSGPGGTATGAAPGTYEAGIEDYKVLKSRCPATGTVAGTAYAKCGNQWWSYDTPSTIGGKMGWAKGEGLGGAFFWELSGDTTGGELITSMRNGLG; from the coding sequence ATGTCAAGACCGGGCGTACGGCGGGCCATCGCGCTCGCGGGCGCGGCCATCCTCGCGGCGACCACCGGACTGCTGGCGGCGCCCCCGGCGGCGTCAGCCGGGACCGTCACCGCCACCTGCACCAAGACGTCCGACTGGGGCACCGGGTTCGAGGGCCGCTGCACGATCACCAACGGGACGGGCACGGCGCTCGACGGCTGGACGGTCGTCGGCGACCTGCCGTCCGGGACGTCCATCGGGGCGACCTGGAACGCGACCAAGACCGTCTCCGGGAACCGGTACACCTTCACCAACAGCGGCTGGAACGGGACGGTCGCGGCGGGCGCGAGCACGAGCTTCGGGTTCAACGGCACCGGGCCCGGCTGGCTCACCGGCTGCACGGTCAACGGCGCCGCCTGCGACGGGTCCGGCGGGCCCGGCGACGACACCGAGGCGCCGAGCGCGCCGACCGGCCTGCGCTCCACCGGGAAGACCGCCACCAGCGTCACGCTGGCCTGGACCGCCGCCACCGACAACGTCGGCGTCACCGGCTACGACGTCTTCCGGGGCGGCACCAAGGTGCAGAGCGTGACCGGCACCGGGGCGACCGTCACCGGCCTGACCGCCGAGACCGCCTACACGTTCACGGTCCGGGCGCGCGACGCCGCCGGGAACGTGTCCGCCGCGTCCGGCGCCGTGTCCGTCACCACCGGCGCGGGCGGCGGCCAGCCCGGACCGGGCGGCGACAAGGTCATCGGGTACTTCACGCAGTGGGGCATCTACCAGCGCAACTACCACGTCAAGAACATCCGGACGAGCGGATCGGCCGAGAAGCTCACCCACATCAACTACGCCTTCGGCAACGTGTCCGGCGGCAAGTGCACGATCGGGGACTCGTTCGCCGACTACGAGAAGGCGTACACGGCCGAGCAGAGCGTGGACGGCGTCGCCGACACCTGGGACCAGCCCCTGCGCGGCAACTTCAACCAGCTCCGCAAGCTGAAGGAGATGTACCCGCACATCAAGATCCTCTGGTCGTTCGGCGGCTGGACCTGGTCGGGCGGTTTCGGCCAGGCCGCGCAGAACCCCCAGGCGTTCGCGGAGTCCTGCTACAACCTGGTCGAGGACCCGCGCTGGGCCGACGTGTTCGACGGCATCGACATCGACTGGGAGTACCCGAACGCCTGCGGCCTCACCTGCGACACCAGCGGCCCCGAGGCGTTCGAGAACATGATGGGCGCGCTGCGGAACAGGTTCGGGAACGACAACCTCGTCACCGCCGCTATCACCGCGGACGCGAGCGACGGCGGCAAGCTGGAGAAGGCCGACTACGCGGGCGCGGCCCGGTACGTCGACTGGTACCTGCCCATGACCTACGACTTCTTCGGCGCGTGGGCGGCGCAGGGCCCGACGGCCCCGCACTCGCCGCTGACGTCCTACCCGGGCATCCCCCAGCAGGGCTTCAACAGCGCGGACACGATGGCGAAGCTCACCTCGATGGGCGTCCCGGCGAGCAAGCTGCTGCTCGGCGTCGGCTTCTACGGGCGCGGCTGGACCGGCGTCACCCAGTCCGGGCCGGGCGGCACCGCCACCGGCGCCGCACCCGGCACCTACGAGGCCGGCATCGAGGACTACAAGGTCCTGAAGAGCCGGTGCCCCGCCACCGGGACCGTCGCCGGGACCGCCTACGCCAAGTGCGGGAACCAGTGGTGGAGCTACGACACCCCCTCCACCATCGGCGGCAAGATGGGCTGGGCCAAGGGCGAAGGCCTCGGCGGGGCCTTCTTCTGGGAGCTGAGCGGCGACACCACGGGAGGTGAGCTGATCACCTCCATGCGGAACGGTCTCGGCTGA
- a CDS encoding nucleotidyl transferase AbiEii/AbiGii toxin family protein yields the protein MSGDMKDVGWEPHRLTGGGRPVVPDEDVVHEAVFLEPVGYREAPRRRVPRFATAAEEARRREAHREALGHVLRAVSGSPWADELVLRGSLLLRAWYGAEAREPGDVDLVVLPPELPASDHWSRRILEGVAALAEHESRDGERGGDVEIDAGGAVWWELFAYSDSPGRRLSLPWRSHDGWLGSVQIDFSFGEPLPQEPDVAFVPVPGGEVPLRSVTPELSLAWKLHWLVNEIPRQPKDLYDAWLLARHARVDRELVRAVAGTARIAGGRDPLDVRPKERPSFPAHEWYAACPDGAGPPERYVRELAERLREC from the coding sequence ATGAGCGGTGACATGAAGGACGTGGGCTGGGAGCCGCACCGGCTCACCGGCGGGGGCCGGCCGGTGGTGCCCGACGAGGACGTGGTCCACGAGGCGGTGTTCCTCGAGCCGGTCGGCTACCGCGAGGCGCCGCGCCGCAGGGTGCCGCGGTTCGCGACGGCGGCGGAGGAGGCACGCCGGCGGGAGGCGCACCGCGAGGCCCTGGGGCACGTTCTCCGGGCGGTCTCCGGCTCTCCCTGGGCGGACGAGCTGGTACTGCGGGGCAGCCTCCTGCTGCGGGCCTGGTACGGGGCGGAGGCGCGGGAGCCGGGCGACGTCGACCTCGTCGTCCTGCCGCCGGAGCTGCCGGCGTCCGACCACTGGTCGCGGCGGATCCTGGAGGGCGTCGCGGCGCTGGCGGAGCACGAGTCGCGGGACGGGGAGCGCGGCGGGGACGTCGAGATCGACGCCGGCGGCGCCGTCTGGTGGGAGCTGTTCGCCTATTCGGACTCGCCGGGGCGGAGGCTGTCGCTGCCGTGGCGGTCCCACGACGGGTGGCTCGGGAGCGTGCAGATCGACTTCTCGTTCGGCGAGCCGCTCCCGCAGGAGCCGGACGTCGCGTTCGTCCCGGTGCCCGGCGGGGAGGTGCCGCTGCGGTCGGTGACGCCGGAGCTGTCGCTGGCCTGGAAGCTGCACTGGCTGGTCAACGAGATCCCGCGGCAGCCCAAGGACCTCTACGACGCGTGGCTCCTCGCGCGGCACGCACGGGTCGATCGCGAGCTGGTCCGGGCGGTGGCCGGCACGGCCCGGATCGCCGGCGGCCGGGACCCCCTGGACGTGCGGCCGAAGGAGCGGCCGTCCTTCCCCGCGCACGAGTGGTACGCGGCGTGCCCGGACGGCGCGGGCCCGCCGGAACGGTACGTCCGGGAACTGGCCGAGCGCCTGCGTGAGTGCTGA
- a CDS encoding alpha/beta fold hydrolase gives MFGDEGARPVVLLHGTPFSSFVWRGVARALAGAYRVYVWDMPGYGASEKRDGQDVSLAAQGKIFRDLLDHWELEEPLVVAHDFGGAVALRAHLLHGARYRALTLVDPVALAPWGSPFFRLVGANAPVFEQLPPPLHRALVREYVTSASSPGLHPATLDALAEPWLDEAGQAAFYRQIAQADQRYTDEIQDRYGELALPVLVCWGADDTWIPLDRGRELAAAVPGARLRVIAGAGHLVQEDAPAELTAAVLDFLRTA, from the coding sequence ATGTTCGGGGACGAGGGTGCGCGACCCGTCGTCCTCCTGCACGGGACACCTTTCTCCTCCTTCGTGTGGCGCGGTGTCGCGCGCGCTTTGGCCGGCGCCTACCGCGTATACGTCTGGGACATGCCGGGGTACGGGGCATCGGAGAAGCGCGACGGCCAGGACGTGTCGCTCGCCGCGCAAGGCAAGATCTTTCGCGATCTGCTGGACCACTGGGAACTGGAGGAGCCGCTCGTCGTCGCGCACGACTTCGGCGGTGCCGTGGCCCTGCGCGCCCACCTGCTGCACGGTGCGCGCTACCGGGCGCTCACGCTCGTCGACCCGGTGGCGCTGGCGCCGTGGGGGTCGCCGTTCTTCCGCCTGGTCGGAGCCAACGCCCCGGTGTTCGAGCAGCTTCCCCCGCCCCTGCACCGCGCGCTCGTCCGGGAGTACGTGACGTCCGCGAGCAGCCCGGGCCTGCATCCGGCGACGCTCGACGCGCTCGCCGAACCCTGGCTGGACGAGGCCGGACAGGCCGCGTTCTACCGCCAGATCGCCCAGGCCGACCAGCGGTACACCGACGAGATCCAGGACCGGTACGGCGAGCTGGCGCTGCCCGTCCTGGTGTGCTGGGGAGCCGACGACACGTGGATCCCGCTCGACCGGGGCCGCGAGCTGGCCGCGGCCGTCCCGGGAGCCCGCCTGCGCGTGATCGCCGGTGCCGGGCACCTGGTCCAGGAGGACGCCCCCGCCGAGCTGACCGCGGCCGTCCTCGACTTCCTCCGCACCGCGTGA
- a CDS encoding HAD family hydrolase, whose product MIAAVLFDLDGTLLDHDGAAGDAIVRAFPDADAAWLVPRWTDLGEAAVERYLAGELDFTGQRRARIRALARELGLGTWDAARADAWFDGYTALYEAAWRPYPDVAPALAALAARGLPLGVITNGDVRQQRSKLEGLGLAERLPHLTASSEIGHAKPAAEIFHAACAGLALEPGAVAYVGDRLDTDARGAAAAGLTGVWLDRTGAPAPDGPDVARITALDALPRLLAD is encoded by the coding sequence GTGATCGCCGCGGTGCTGTTCGACCTCGACGGGACGCTGCTCGACCACGACGGCGCCGCCGGGGACGCGATCGTCCGGGCCTTCCCGGACGCCGACGCGGCATGGCTCGTCCCGCGCTGGACGGACCTGGGCGAGGCCGCCGTCGAGCGGTACCTGGCCGGGGAGCTGGACTTCACCGGGCAGCGCCGGGCCCGCATCCGGGCGCTGGCCCGGGAGCTGGGCCTCGGCACCTGGGACGCCGCCCGCGCGGACGCGTGGTTCGACGGCTACACGGCCCTCTACGAGGCGGCGTGGCGCCCGTACCCGGACGTCGCGCCGGCCCTGGCGGCGCTCGCGGCGCGCGGGCTGCCGCTCGGCGTGATCACCAACGGGGACGTCCGCCAGCAGCGCTCGAAACTGGAAGGGCTCGGGCTCGCGGAGCGGCTGCCGCACCTCACCGCATCCAGCGAGATCGGCCACGCGAAACCGGCCGCGGAGATCTTCCACGCCGCCTGCGCCGGCCTCGCCCTGGAACCGGGCGCCGTCGCCTACGTCGGCGACCGCCTGGACACCGACGCGCGCGGCGCCGCCGCGGCCGGCCTGACCGGCGTCTGGCTCGACCGCACCGGCGCCCCCGCGCCCGACGGCCCGGACGTCGCCCGCATCACCGCCCTCGACGCGCTCCCCCGCCTCCTCGCGGACTGA